Within Eschrichtius robustus isolate mEscRob2 chromosome X, mEscRob2.pri, whole genome shotgun sequence, the genomic segment aaagaaatagatCTCAACCAGATGCCAGACTTTCCTGCATAATAGACACAGTTTACATTTACCAACATAAGCTCTTACTGCACTGTGCTCTCATAAGAAATTACTCATTTCACAGGAAATATAGGCTCTTTAGCTATATAAAGTAATGTCAGAATAAGCtcaccttgtttttatttttttctcattttcttgcattttcttcaGATCTGTCTTCTTAGAGAAACTAATGCCTTAATGACTTTCTGGTAGCTGCAagccttcttttatttctgctaaatatatgaaaatgtatgCAAATTTAAATCAAGCTTAACCTAGGAGCTCTTGCAATATATTTAATGGAATTTTAAACCAATAAGGGAACTCTGATGCCGTCTTCTGTAAGTGCAAATATAATTATGCAACTAGGTTATCTTCAAAATTATGCAATGAAAGGTCATTTTTTAACTTCAGAGATCGTGCTAGGTATCCGATGTTGCCTTTTCCCAGCTACAGCAAATCTAAAATCTTTGCATTTCACCCACTCTGCTTACAAGCAACGCATTTGCACGGGGCTGTGGAGCGCATAGACTTGTCCTTCCCGAACTTATAAAAGCTTAGGCGGAATACAAGTCTTTGCTCTATTTTCCTTTAACCAAAATGTAAAAACAGTCccgtcttcccaaactgaaagtaAATTCAAGCTTGATGggaatggggcgggggggggggggggttggggttgggggaggcgGTACTTAATGCCAAACAGCCCTccagtcatctctctctctctctctctctctctctctctgaatttcCAGGGCACACTAAATGCTTCCCATTTTCTTCAACATATGTGGGATTGGTGGTGGGTTGAAGAAGTGTGTGTTAAAAACAATTTTCCTAGGGGACAACACTGGGCGCAGGTAGTCATGAATATTCTCCTGTGTACCTAATTGGTACTAGGTTCGCTGAGTGTCTGGGGTGAGTGCGTAGGAGGGTTACCCACTTCAGCAAGACTTGCCCCTGACAAAATTTGTGGGACCTCTGATGGGAGTTGACACggagcagtcaaaaaaaaaaaacaaaaaacgcaaGTCTACCAATTAACCAACTGAATTGGGAGACAAACTTCAAAATAACTGGATTTTGCCAGTATCACATTAGATTTTACAATACTTTCTCAGAATTTTCCAGTGCTTCATGCCCTAAATCAATCTTTTCAGAAGGATCTGGGCATCTCTTTCTTAGATGCTTTCTGACCTTGGTATCGAGTTTCTTATAAgtgataaaatgaaattaaacacacTGAAATAGCTCTTATTGGAATCATGGGCTTCAGTCTCACAGATTTAGGGTCCTATCGAAGACGTTCCTTTGCTCAAAGTTTGTAgtggcattttatttttcactcccCCGCACACAACTAACCGAGAACGCCAAATTAACCTGAGGAAAATCCCTATCCGCTAAAATCTACAAGACATTTAAACTGgttatattgttttcttaatattcatCTTTATTTAGGTTAATCTAAATAACCTAAAAAGAGTTCTAAAACCAGTTTGCCGCCTCACCCCTATCccccaccaaacacacacacgaaCGCACATCCCTCtcatccttccccctcctctaCTAACATCCGTGACGTCCGAGAGCGgtaggaggtggggggaagggttaACCAAATGAGCTCCTGTCACTCAGCACTAGGCAGCCAATGGAGCCGCAAGATTGATTCACTTCCTGCTTGGGTCTCACAGAAACTCTCGAGCTTCGCCAGCCTAATTTGGAAAGCTAGCCCGGCCTCCCGCGCCGCCATTGGCCGAGTCCGTGGAAGGCCAGGCCGAGACGCGCTGCAATTGGCCTCGGCGGGTGCCGGTAACTCGCTTTCGCGGCTTTGGCTCCCCTGTACCATAGATGTCAAAGGCTGAAGCTGCTCCCTTTGCCACATTATAACTAGTAGGGGATCCTCACCGACCATGGCCACAGCTGCCTCGAATCCCTACAGCATTCTCAGTTCCAGCTCTATGGTCCATGCGGACTCTGCGGGCATGCAGCAGGGGAGTCCTTTCCGAAACCCTCAGAAACTTCTCCAAAGTGATTACTTGCAGGGAGTTCCTAGCAATGGGCATCCCCTCGGGCATCACTGGGTGACCAGTCTGAGCGATGGAGGCCCATGGTCTTCCACACTGGCCACCAGCCCCCTGGAACAGCAAGACGTGAAGCCTGGGCGCGAAGACCTACAGTTGGGCGCAATCATCCATCACCGCTCTCCGCACGTCGCCCACCACTCTCCGCACACTAACCACCCGAATGCTTGGGGGGCGAGCCCGGCTCCGAATCCGTCCATCACGTCGAGCAGCCAACCCCTTAACGTGTACTCGCAGCCGGGCTTCACGGTGAGCGGCATGCTGGAGCACGGGGGACTCACTCCACCGCCGGCCTCTGCCTCCACGCAGAGCTTACACCCAGTGCTCCGGGAACCCCCAGACCACGGCGACCTAGGTTCGCACCACTGCCAGGACCACTCGGACGAGGAGACACCAACCTCGGATGAGTTGGAACAGTTCGCCAAACAGTTCAAACAAAGAAGAATCAAGTTGGGCTTCACGCAGGCTGACGTGGGGCTGGCGCTGGGCACACTGTACGGCAACGTGTTCTCTCAGACCACCATCTGCAGGTTCGAGGCCTTACAACTGAGCTTCAAGAACATGTGCAAGCTGAAGCCGCTGCTGAACAAGTGGCTGGAGGAGGCTGATTCGTCCACAGGGAGTCCGACCAGCATTGACAAGATCGCGGCGCAGGGCCGCAAGCGCAAGAAGCGAACCTCTATCGAGGTGAGTGTCAAGGGCGTACTGGAGACGCATTTCCTCAAGTGTCCCAAGCCTGCCGCGCAGGAGATTTCCTCGCTGGCAGACAGCCTCCAGTTGGAGAAAGAAGTGGTGCGTGTCTGGTTCTGTAAtcgaagacagaaagagaaaagaatgactcCACCAGGGGATCAGCAGCCACATGAGGTTTATTCGCACACGCACACGGTGAAAACAGACACGTCCTGCCACGATCTCTGACTGCAGGAAGCGAGGAAGCAACCGGCCGCACTGGGAGCAGCGcggatttctctttctcttccactcTCTTCCTTTTACTCCAGCTTTTTAATTGCTATTTCTCtagctctctgtctgtctctctctcttttttgttgttcgttctttcttttccccctcactccactttttttttttttaaacaggggaTTCTAacatattaagaaagaaaacacacacacgcattcAGGCTTCTCAACGCGGATACGCAGTTGCCTTAAGCGGTCCAGGCGGGGACCTCATATCCCCTGCGCCAGGCAACAGCTCCCTCCAACCTTTTCTGCTGATCAATATATATTGTTTACTTTGAgtaaggttttttgttgtttttgtttttggtcgcTCCTCTCTAGGAAGAGAAAGGAGTGGGGTAACTTGGGGGCGGggtagggatgggggaggggggtgggaagaCAGATGTGTGCCTCTGAATAACCTTTCAGCGCCTTGGTTATAGCAGCTGTATTTCAGGTGAAATCTGTTTTACAATAGActagttttgcattttttaaaacttctatagCGTTTCTAAATGTCTGCGGTGTTTTACTATAAGCTGTACACAATATTTGTGAGACAATTTGTATCTAATCGACCACTCCATATTATTATTGCTACTATTATTCCTTCATTGAGCTGATGGTTTTTTAATTGCTTAGAaaaggaagagggggagagaTGCCTACCCATCCACTGATCCCCTATCCCAAATCTGTATGGAGAAGAGAGGGTACAGTGGAGAGAGTTTGTTGATGATATtggagatacatacatatatatgtgtatgtgtgtataaatatatatatatatatatatatatatatatatatatatatatatatatatatatatatatatatatacacacatacacatatatataaaattttttttctgggggGTAGCCGAGTGCCTAGGGTAGGAGAATAGGCAGCCGATTCTGTTTGCAAACTGGTACGAAGGAGGAGAGGCGATTTCGAAGCTTTCTGCCCTCCTTCCTGCAACTGTGGAGCCCCCACAGGCTTCCACAGCGCATCTGGGTGCCCTGGAAGGATTCCGCAGCTGCACCGGGCGAAAGAAGTCTTCCTGAGGAGCGGAGAGTGCTCCTCGCCTCCCGAAGTCCTTAATGCCTGCACTCGGAGCTCTCCACCCGCCCCGCGCCTTGCCAGGCCGACTGCCAGCTCGATCCCACCTTGGCCTTTCTAGGCGAAGGACTTTGCCTTCACACCCGATTGCTTTAGCTGGAGACGACGACCCGACCCGGAGACGCTGGCGACAGACTGGGTCAACGCTTTCCAGTTCGTTTCACCTCCAGTTCACTGCCTGTTCCGTGAGTGAGAAACCCTCCGGGAAGGGTGGCGAGGGGGTGGTGGACCGGCGTTCTCTGCTCTGTGCAGAAGGACAATGAAATGAGTGGCAAAGGTCGCAGGGATTCTGGTCTAGCCGCGTACCACCTCCTCTCCCGTATATACGGCTGTCTCTGAGTGGGCTCATGGGGAGCCATCTCCGCGCCTCCAACAAACACAGCTGGTAGAAGCCCATGGCGAAGACTGAGCTAGCTAGCGAGCGCCCGGGTGgctgggtttttttcctcttcttcttctttttatatctctctgtgtgtatgtgtctctgtgcgtgtgtgcgtgcgcgtgcaaACGTGTGTGTGTAGATAGCTGTGTGTATCGTCTtactatttacaaaaaaaaaaaaaaaaaactacaaaaaaatctCGCTAGTCTGTGTAGAGAACCAAAATTTATGCAGTTGCTGTGGCTTTATTGCTAGCTCTCATGTCCACATGCCAGGTCCGGAGGCTCACCTCATTCCCAAGGAGCACACATTGCTGGGCTGGACATGCACCCAAACACTCAGTCGCTGCTCGCCAGACCTGGCTGGGGGCTCCGTAAGCCCGGGCCGGCCGCCTGTCCCGACCTCCAGACGCAGCTGCGGTAGACAAAGCTTCAAACTACCTATAAGGACCTGAAAGCCTATGGCCGCTTTTTGAGGATGCGCTAGTAAGGGCTGCCAGGGCCCCGGTCCACCACACTGTGTCTCCCCCAGCTGTCGGTCGAAGAGCATGTGTTAATTCAAATCCcagatcctttttctttttttgccaagCTTCTTCATTCTGTTGGTAGTTGGGTTTCAGTTCTGGGATTTCTTCCCCCCACAAGGAGTTCATGTTTTACAACTGTtagggttttctttctttgtttcgatttttttttctttgcagttaAGCGCTATGATTCAAACCTGAGTTAACCCAAATATTTCTGCCGACTTTATAATTGTACAGTTTTGTATAAAACGTTTTTGAAGTTATTAATTTAAAGAAAGATCATTTAGTTTATTCATTTAGTAACCGATGTATAATAAACGCTATTTTCATTAAGAGTTGctttttcaactattttattcAAATTGCCTATTGCAGTTGCCagcaattatttattttcaataaattctGCATTGTGTTTAAAAGGAAACTCAAAGATGAGTTGGGTGTCAAAAGTAAAACAATTCGCTGTAATATTTGATGTGAACAGTTTTAGTCAAGGGGTTTATATTGACGCAATATTTTATTGTTGTAAAAGATTAAAAaggtttaaataaaacatttttccaaaaaaaataaatctgtctTCTTCTCCTGGCTTTATTGTGTGGTGTGTGAAGTGAAGCGTTTAAACAGAGGCAGGTTCCGGGTGAGCATTGCATGTGCTTTGCTTCAGGTTAGAAATCATTAGTCATTGTATTAATTTTTGATTTTCTCTCACTGACTTTTGGCCTTTCATACACTCACACAGCGTGGCTTGTTATCACGCCCACGATCATGCAAAACACACCCGGAATGTTGGGGAAGGCTGATGGGGCAGGGTGTTCATTTCAGGAGGTGAAGTCATATTAACGTTCTCCAAAAGGAGTGTGTCTCACTCTAGTCCAGCAGTTAGACCCTTCTCTGGAACTGCTCCTCTTGAAACTGGGCCCAGATCTTCGCTGAGGCTTTCATCTCAACTAGCTGCAACCAccccccttcctcttcttccccattCCCAGCTGATGCCCTTCTGGTAGGTGAGTCCCCATTCCCCTGCCCCATTCCCCTGATGAGGAATGGAAAGATGACTATATGCAAGGAGAAGTGCTCTACTTCTTAAGGCTCTTCCAAGGCCCATAAACTTGGGTAAACTCTTGTCCACTTAGTGTTGCCCAATAAGGCTGGATTCTGTCCATTCCTATCTGAGTTTTGGGGGAAGAAAAATAGATTACATGGAGACATTTGTAGTAAAAGTTTGATGTATTACTCTTCTTCCCACTCCTACATACAATTTCACCTCTATTATTTTATCAAAGACCCTAAATAAAATAAGGGACAGTTACCTGTAGTGATGGCTGAGGAGTAATTTACTAAAACAGAAGCAGTTGCATTTTAAAGCTTTGTATGTACACACATGCCTTAACCAACTTtttttgtagatgtatttttagtaacagaaaataaatttaagtataaTTTTCCAATAGTAAAACTCTCTTCAGTTTATACTCTGAAGTGTTTTTTGttagacagagaaaaattatttaattattttaaaaggtaatgaTTATCATTTTTTCAGATTGTCTAATAATTTACAGTTGCACAGTGCACCATACACATGTGAGTGTTGTGTATGAAATATGCTACATGTTGTGTGCATACTCATGGGCCTATCTCTCTTTATAAGTAATACTGATTTTATAGAGATGTATCTACAAGCACAAAAGCCATAGTCTTAAACACACTGTTTCTGTTTCCATTCATATCACctaatctctttctctttcagtaTCCTATGAAAAAATTTGAATTGATTAAAAAGTTATACCTTTTCTTACTAAAGCACACAGAAACCAACTAACAGTGTATTCTCCATTCTTTAATGGAACCATAAGTGGATATTTTAGGAGATACTacgtgtataaatatatacatatagacacCTCTCTATCAGTATTTTACTATGTATTACtgactacatatattttatacatatttatgagACTCGTTTCCTTTACCGtctcttttctttgtcttaataTATAACCAAGGCCTAGTTGGCTTTTATGATGACCTCCTTATCAACCTTGTTATATCATTACCAtgacattttcattaaaattcagGGGATGTTGGTGCCTCTGCCTGGGACATTCTTTGTATGGAGGTTGTCACCACCCAATTCTCAACCAACTCCTTTGTAGGAGAAGCAGctttggcctcagtttctctcaGTCCTTCACAGCAGTATCCCTCTCTCCCATAAAAAGATTCCGTGGgctcaaaaggaaaaataatacttaACCGTATTTAATGGtgtgaaagcaaaaataattttctgtttttattcaaaatatcttttttagtaaggagggaggagaagaaggggGAGAATGGAGAAGTAAAAAATGATT encodes:
- the POU3F4 gene encoding POU domain, class 3, transcription factor 4; the protein is MATAASNPYSILSSSSMVHADSAGMQQGSPFRNPQKLLQSDYLQGVPSNGHPLGHHWVTSLSDGGPWSSTLATSPLEQQDVKPGREDLQLGAIIHHRSPHVAHHSPHTNHPNAWGASPAPNPSITSSSQPLNVYSQPGFTVSGMLEHGGLTPPPASASTQSLHPVLREPPDHGDLGSHHCQDHSDEETPTSDELEQFAKQFKQRRIKLGFTQADVGLALGTLYGNVFSQTTICRFEALQLSFKNMCKLKPLLNKWLEEADSSTGSPTSIDKIAAQGRKRKKRTSIEVSVKGVLETHFLKCPKPAAQEISSLADSLQLEKEVVRVWFCNRRQKEKRMTPPGDQQPHEVYSHTHTVKTDTSCHDL